The segment GAATCGATGCACTTTGCATTTGAACCCAGTGGCTTTATACCCGGGACTGGCAATTGATCAGGGATTGTTCTCAAACAGAACAATCCCGTTTCTCCAGCATTAAAGCGGAAGCAATTCCCTGGCGGCTTCCATAAAAGCCCCAAGATTCTCATCCGGAGTTTCCAGAGGCAGATCGCATCCTGAACTCAATACAAAATTCCTGTAGGGTTTCATCTTTTCAATCAATGCAGCCGTATCCGCTTTAACTGATTCAGGAGTCCCCTGCAGAAAAACCTTTACAGGATCAAGGTTTCCGATAAGAAGTACATCCCGGGGAATCTTATTAATGGAATCCTCCATATCGATCTGCCAGTCAAGGCTGAGAGCTGCTGCACCACTGGTTCCCATCTTCTCTATCAGGTGGGATGTATTGCCGCAGATATGGAGAATCAGAGGCTTATTCTCCACGTTGGTGAGGATCTCCCTGAAGGGAGCCAATGAGAATTCTTCAAACTGATCGGGAGATATCATCATAGCTGTAGGTTCCAGAACACAAACCATATCCGCCCCGGCTTCAAAAAGTTTCCTGGTATAATCAGAAATGACCTCAACGGCAACAGGTAGGAAGGCCTTAACCAGATCGGGATCCAGGATAGTATTCATTGTCAGCTCATTAACCCCCATCATCTCTCCTGCCAGGGTAAAGGGTCCGCTGACATAGGGGATAGTCAAACCATCATTATCTGCGACCATGTTTTTAACAACATCAGCAAAAAGATCCATCCTTCCACCATTTCCAGACCAGGCATTTTTTACGGCCTCAAGGTCTTCCATCGTATTGATATTATGTCCGGAAACAACGGGACTTTCGTTTTCTTCGATTCTAACAGGCAGTCCGATAGCTTCAGCTTCTACTGTAAGATCCATAAGCATACACATGCCATCGGGTTGAAACTTGTTCCTCAGAGCCCGCAGCGTTTTTAACTGTGTTTCCACATCCGTCAGATTCTCTTTCAGAGTTGTATTTGTCAGCTTTATACCGTTAACACCCATGAGGGGGAGAACCGGGACATGACCCAGTTCCATAATATAATCCACAATTGACGACATAATAATTCCACCTTATATTTCTACTTGTTGTATTGATGATAAAGGGTGGAAAGGTTTAAAGATGGCTGGTTCTTTTGAATTATTGTACTATTTTATCGCATTTAGGGGATAGATTTGGATTTCATATAGTAGTTTTCTGGTAATAATCAAATATTTACTACAAAAGACTTTATAAGAAATATATATATAAACAGCCACTTATTTTTACAACCCGGTGCTATTCTTTCAATAACAAGACTGAATACAGTTTCAAGAGAGAGATAACCTTATCACTCCCGATAGTTTAGAGGAAACTAAACTGTCATATCGCCTATCAATCCTTGACGTATACCGGCATTATGTCCATTTACTCTACCTGTCATTTATCATTAAAGCTTTAAATTTATCCATTTCCATCGGTTTGTGATAAAGGTAACCTTGAATGATGTCACAACCCAAATCTTGAAGGATATCTCTTTGATCTGTTGTTTCAACTCCCTCAGCTACTATCTCGATATTAAACGTATGAGCCATATCAATAAGAGCTTTAACAATACCATATGAATTATTCTCAAATTCTAAAGTAGATATAAATATTTTATCAATCTTGATTGTATCAACATTCAAGTCCTGTAGATAACTCATATTTGAAAAACCTGTGCCAAAGTCATCAAGGGCCAGGTGAATATTACTATCTTTTAATATACTTATGTTTTTAGTGAGGTTTTTATCCAGCTTCAAAAATACATCTTCTGTAATTTCAACTTCCAATATAAAAGGGGATATTTTTTGACTAAAATGTATTAAATATTTAATAAAAGAATCCACTTGTAGGGTTGAGGCATTAACATTTACTGCAAATGTTACTACTTTTTTAATTTTCGAATGTAAATCATCACAGAATCTGATTACTTCATTACTAATAGCTTCAGTAAAGTCCACCATGAGATTATTTTCTTCCAATAACGGAATAAACTCGATAGGTGAAATTTGCCCTAAAATAGGATGAGGCCATCTTGATAAAAACTCACCCCCATGGATTTTTCCATCATATAAACTTACCTTTGGTTGTATGAGTAATAAGAATTCAGACGTCTTAATCATATTATTAAGATCATTTTCCAGTAGGAACCCTCTCTCTGCAAGTTCATGGGTTTTATGGTCAAACCAATTTATAGACTGACTATTAGATGACTTAGAGGATAAACGTAAAGCTGTATTATGTAAGTTTGAGATAATTCGATTAGCACTTCTACCATCTTCAGGAGATTCCGTGGCAATAAGTTCATATTTTACTTCGATGAACTCTTTTTCTACTTTGAAAGAAACTGAAAAGACACTATTGATTAAGTGTATTATTTTTTCTATTTCATTTCTTTTATATTCATACTTTGGAATTAAACAAAAAAGGACTCCTGAAATATTATAGATATGGAAATCCTTCTCAAGATTACCCAATCTCAGACCAATTTCTTTTAATAAAAGATTACCAAAATTATATCCTTTTTTCTCTATTATCCTTTCAAATTTCATCAAATGTATTCCAAAAACTGTAATATTTTTTTCTTCTTTATGAGAATTGGTAAGAATATCAGCTAAATCTTTTATAAGCATAAATTGATTTTTCATTCCTGTCTGATCATCATATAATGTTTTCTGTACAACAATTCCATCAAGTTTATTTCTAATATTGGAATCAATTAATCCAGGAAAGATTATCATTATATAAAGAAAAAAAGATATAAATAATATAACAGGAATAGACTCTCTTTGATTTTCAGGAGCCATGAATATAAAATATATCCCAATTGAATAAAATAGAAATAATACAACCATATATAAAAATATTTTCAGCTTTAATTTCTTGACGAAATGATGAATCAATTGAATGGGAAAGACAGAAGATACTAAAATGCCTACCAAAGAGAGAATATTAAATTGTGAATACCCGAAAATGAAATTACTTAATATATTAGATATAGAAATAAAGACTAGTATATTTTCCAGTTTTTCTAGTTTTCTCTTCTTAACCGTAATTAAACTGATAAAAAGAATACAAATATATATTATTCTTATAGAAGTATGAATCTTCCAGTTAGGTGAACGAATTCCTTGAAATCCAGTAATACCAGAGACAAGTCCCAAGAATAAAATCGAAATATAAAGCAATACAAAAATAGAAACCATTTTTTTTCGAAGTAATATTATCTCTGAATCTTCAATGTTAAAATAATATTCGATACGGCTGTTGGCATCGTTTAGTTTCATAATTATTCCTTATCTTCAATTATTTAATTATTCACTACATTGTTCAATATATCCATAATATCTGTAATTAATTTTTCTTGTTCTTATGCAGCCTCGAAAAAAAGCGCTTCACTACGGCGTGTCTGTTTTAAATGACAGGGAAAAGTTAAAGATTCTTATCGGGAGCGGGCAGAAAAACAGTCCCTGAATCGATCTACAACCTACTCTTTCATAGGGCAGACTGTCAGCAGGAGTGCTTTATTACTCTTATATGAGATTCTTTATTTTCATCTAAGGGTCTGAATTAAGACTTTGCTCATTCATGGATACGATGGCCCTTATTCTGGAGACTTTAGAATCTGATTCCGGAAAAAAATTCGGCTCTCCACATAAGTTCATCCAGATCTACAAACTGTTTATAATAGCTTTCCTTATGATACAATGAGCCACCCAGACCGGCAAACCAGTTCT is part of the Oceanispirochaeta sp. M1 genome and harbors:
- a CDS encoding uroporphyrinogen decarboxylase family protein — protein: MSSIVDYIMELGHVPVLPLMGVNGIKLTNTTLKENLTDVETQLKTLRALRNKFQPDGMCMLMDLTVEAEAIGLPVRIEENESPVVSGHNINTMEDLEAVKNAWSGNGGRMDLFADVVKNMVADNDGLTIPYVSGPFTLAGEMMGVNELTMNTILDPDLVKAFLPVAVEVISDYTRKLFEAGADMVCVLEPTAMMISPDQFEEFSLAPFREILTNVENKPLILHICGNTSHLIEKMGTSGAAALSLDWQIDMEDSINKIPRDVLLIGNLDPVKVFLQGTPESVKADTAALIEKMKPYRNFVLSSGCDLPLETPDENLGAFMEAARELLPL
- a CDS encoding EAL domain-containing protein, giving the protein MKLNDANSRIEYYFNIEDSEIILLRKKMVSIFVLLYISILFLGLVSGITGFQGIRSPNWKIHTSIRIIYICILFISLITVKKRKLEKLENILVFISISNILSNFIFGYSQFNILSLVGILVSSVFPIQLIHHFVKKLKLKIFLYMVVLFLFYSIGIYFIFMAPENQRESIPVILFISFFLYIMIIFPGLIDSNIRNKLDGIVVQKTLYDDQTGMKNQFMLIKDLADILTNSHKEEKNITVFGIHLMKFERIIEKKGYNFGNLLLKEIGLRLGNLEKDFHIYNISGVLFCLIPKYEYKRNEIEKIIHLINSVFSVSFKVEKEFIEVKYELIATESPEDGRSANRIISNLHNTALRLSSKSSNSQSINWFDHKTHELAERGFLLENDLNNMIKTSEFLLLIQPKVSLYDGKIHGGEFLSRWPHPILGQISPIEFIPLLEENNLMVDFTEAISNEVIRFCDDLHSKIKKVVTFAVNVNASTLQVDSFIKYLIHFSQKISPFILEVEITEDVFLKLDKNLTKNISILKDSNIHLALDDFGTGFSNMSYLQDLNVDTIKIDKIFISTLEFENNSYGIVKALIDMAHTFNIEIVAEGVETTDQRDILQDLGCDIIQGYLYHKPMEMDKFKALMINDR